One Candidatus Tanganyikabacteria bacterium DNA segment encodes these proteins:
- a CDS encoding HD domain-containing protein, with translation MAAQQEPRFDPSGRFKEALVFAADLHRAQTRKDTDIPYVSHLLAVAGLAMEYGADEDTAIAALLHDAVEDQGGAAIEARVRERFGDRVARIVRDCSDTAEEPKPPWRARKTDYLAHLPDVPPDSRLVSACDKLHNARCILADVRQDPAGAFAKFRGGREGTLWYYRSLAAIFRDLGSPVAEELGRVVAELDATAGPGG, from the coding sequence TTGGCGGCGCAGCAGGAGCCTCGCTTCGACCCCTCCGGGCGCTTCAAGGAGGCGCTGGTCTTCGCCGCCGACCTCCACCGGGCGCAGACCCGCAAGGACACCGACATCCCGTACGTTTCGCACCTGCTCGCGGTTGCCGGCCTGGCCATGGAGTACGGCGCCGACGAGGACACGGCCATCGCGGCTTTACTGCACGACGCCGTCGAGGATCAAGGCGGCGCGGCGATCGAGGCGCGAGTCCGCGAGCGGTTCGGCGACCGGGTGGCGCGCATCGTGAGGGACTGCTCCGACACGGCCGAGGAGCCCAAGCCCCCCTGGCGGGCCCGCAAGACCGACTACCTGGCCCACTTGCCGGACGTCCCGCCGGATTCGCGCCTGGTCTCGGCTTGCGACAAGCTCCACAACGCCCGCTGCATCCTGGCCGACGTGCGGCAGGATCCCGCGGGCGCCTTCGCCAAGTTCCGGGGAGGCCGCGAGGGCACGCTGTGGTACTACCGATCCCTGGCCGCCATCTTCCGCGATCTGGGCTCGCCCGTGGCCGAGGAACTCGGCCGCGTCGTCGCCGAACTCGACGCGACGGCCGGGCCGGGGGGCTAG